One Solanum stenotomum isolate F172 unplaced genomic scaffold, ASM1918654v1 scaffold30599, whole genome shotgun sequence DNA window includes the following coding sequences:
- the LOC125851919 gene encoding cytochrome P450 71B9-like — translation NVLVAGSDTSASVIIWAMTILIKNPKAMKKVQEEIRNLMGNKDIVNEDDIQNMPYFKAVIKETLRLFPPVPLLIPRESMKISTLEGYEFQPRTIVYVNSWAIARDPEIWENPEEFMPERFLNSDIDFKGQDYEFIPFGAGRRGCPAMALGVASVELALSNLLYAFDWELPYGLKKEDIDINGRPGITVNKKNDLCLIPKKYF, via the coding sequence AATGTGTTAGTTGCTGGATCAGACACTAGTGCATCTGTGATAATATGGGCCATGACAATCTTGATCAAGAATCCGAAAGCCATgaagaaagttcaagaagagatcAGAAATTTAATGGGGAACAAAGACATTGTAAATGAAGATGATATTCAAAATATGCCTTATTTCAAAGCAGTGATAAAAGAGACTTTAAGATTATTTCCACCAGTTCCACTCTTAATACCAAGAGAATCAATGAAAATATCCACACTAGAAGGGTATGAATTTCAACCAAGAACTATAGTTTATGTTAACTCATGGGCAATTGCAAGAGATCCTGAAATATGGGAAAATCCAGAAGAATTTATGCCTGAGAGATTCTTGAATAGCGATATTGACTTCAAGGGACAGGATTATGAGTTTATTCCGTTTGGAGCAGGAAGAAGAGGGTGTCCGGCCATGGCACTTGGGGTTGCATCTGTGGAACTTGCATTATCAAATCTTCTTTATGCATTTGATTGGGAGTTACCTTATGGATTGAAAAAGGAGGACATTGACATAAATGGCAGG